Proteins from a single region of Heterodontus francisci isolate sHetFra1 unplaced genomic scaffold, sHetFra1.hap1 HAP1_SCAFFOLD_573, whole genome shotgun sequence:
- the LOC137360391 gene encoding histone H2B 1/2-like yields MVEEKKKAAAKKGAKKTLNKPSAKGGKKRSKSRKENSSIYIYKVMKQVHPDTGISSKAMSIMNSFVNDIFERIAGEASRLAYYNKRNTISSREMQTAVRLLLPGELAKHAVSEGTKAVTKYTSSK; encoded by the coding sequence atggttgaggagaagaagaaagcagctgctaagaagggcgccaagaaaaccttaaataaaccgtcagcaaagggcggcaagaagcggagcaagtcgaggaaggagaattcctccatctacatctacaaagtgatgaagcaggttcaccccgacaccggcatctcctccaaggccatgagcatcatgaactcgtttgtgaacgatattttcgagcgcatcgcgggtgaggcttcccgcctggcctatTACAACAAGCGCAACACCATCAGCTCCAGGGAGATGCAGactgccgtgcgcctgctgctgcccggggagctggccaagcacgccgtgtcggaagggacaaaggcggtgaccaagtacaccagctccaagtaa